A region from the Coffea eugenioides isolate CCC68of chromosome 9, Ceug_1.0, whole genome shotgun sequence genome encodes:
- the LOC113783242 gene encoding FCS-Like Zinc finger 6-like — MPMKRSRVDTEEELTLSVAIKQQQQQQKQSTAIQARVQEIAKESNPPKLGHFLDNCHYCKKHMPVGVEVYMYRDFCGFCSIGCREIQMSLDKLAKKQAKLAQKQSASISDKVDQ; from the exons ATGCCAATGAAGCGTAGCCGAGTTGACACCGAAGAGGAGTTGACACTGTCGGTTGCAATCAAGCAACAGCAACAGCAACAGAAACAGTCAACAGCGATTCAAGCTAGg gTTCAGGAGATAGCCAAGGAGAGTAATCCACCGAAACTTGGTCATTTTTTGGACAACTGCCACTATTGCAAGAAGCATATGCCAGTGGGTGTTGAAGTCTACATGTATAG AGACTTCTGCGGGTTCTGCTCTATTGGATGCCGTGAGATACAAATGTCACTTGATAAACTGGCAAAAAAGCAAGCAAAGCTGGCCCAAAAACAATCAGCAAGCATCAGTGACAAAGTGGATCAGTGA
- the LOC113783243 gene encoding GDSL esterase/lipase At5g03980-like — protein sequence MARQSTMCSALKPCLFILVCFLIVSPTAFTAQETICPFQHIYQFGDSISDTGNIILKGGLASVSPSSRLPYGMTSFHRPTVDFAVAGGTALDTSFFQARNIPVPISNTPLSAQMQWFKDHLKSVCHSPSDCAPRLQRSLIMLGEIGGNDYNHVFFNEKSIQEVRNYVPHVVSAIIKGVREVVRLGAAHVVVPGNFPIGCIPIYLTSFANPDPEAYDQMGRLREVNEFARYHNYYLRRALHSLRQKLKRDNPNVVVVYADYYGALESVLARAPFLGFDRGSLLKSCCGIGGIYNYDGRRMCGTPGVPVCREPVKYIYWDGIHMTQKKKAYRHMSEFLINDMLSNMQCVW from the exons ATGGCTAGACAGTCAACTATGTGTTCTGCTTTGAAGCCTTGCCTCTTTATTCTAGTCTGCTTCCTCATAGTCAGTCCTACAGCTTTCACGGCTCAAGAAACAATTTGTCCCTTCCAACATATCTACCAGTTCGGCGATTCAATCTCAGATACGGGAAACATCATCCTCAAGGGTGGCTTAGCTTCAGTATCTCCTTCATCTCGCTTGCCATATGGAATGACTTCCTTCCATAGACCCACTG TAGACTTTGCTGTAGCTGGGGGCACAGCTCTCGACACCTCGTTTTTCCAGGCCCGAAATATTCCAGTTCCAATCTCCAATACTCCTCTCAGTGCTCAGATGCAATGGTTTAAAGATCATCTCAAATCTGTCTGCCATTCCCCATCAGATTGTGCACCTAGACTTCAAAGATCCTTAATAATGTTGGGAGAAATCGGGGGTAATGATTATAACCATGTTTTCTTCAATGAAAAATCAATACAAGAGGTCAGGAATTATGTTCCTCACGTCGTAAGTGCGATAATCAAAGGGGTAAGAGAAGTTGTTAGACTCGGGGCTGCTCATGTTGTGGTTCCAGGAAATTTTCCTATTGGTTGCATCCCAATTTATTTGACTAGTTTTGCGAATCCTGATCCAGAAGCATACGATCAGATGGGACGCCTGAGAGAGGTAAATGAGTTTGCAAGGTACCACAACTACTATCTTCGAAGGGCTCTTCATTCTTTGAGGCAAAAGTTGAAAAGGGATAATCCAAACGTGGTTGTTGTCTACGCTGATTACTACGGGGCTCTGGAATCAGTTCTTGCTCGTGCTCCGTTTCTTGGATTCGACCGAGGATCTTTATTAAAATCATGTTGTGGGATTGGAGGGATTTACAACTACGATGGTCGGAGGATGTGCGGAACACCTGGAGTTCCAGTTTGTCGGGAGCCTGTTAAGTACATATATTGGGATGGAATTCATATGAcacaaaaaaagaaagcttATCGCCATATGTCTGAGTTTCTGATCAATGACATGTTGTCAAATATGCAGTGCGTGTGGTAG
- the LOC113783249 gene encoding GDSL esterase/lipase At5g03980-like, with protein MTSFHRPTGRCSNGFLMIDFISRALNLPLMDPYLKRTGVFNQGVDFAVAGSTALDTSFFQARNILVPISNTPLSAQMQWFKDHLKSICRSPSDCAPRLQRSLIMMGEIGSNDYNHAFFNGKSIQEVRTYVPHVVSAIIKGVKEVVRLEAARVVVPGNFPIGCIPIYLTSFANPDPEAYDQMGRLREVNEFSRYHDYYLRRALHSLGQKLKRDNPNVVVVYANYYGALESVLARAPFLGFDRGSLLKSCCGIGGIYNYDGQRMCGTPGVPVCREPEKYIHWDGIHMTQKAYRHMSEFLISDMLSKMQYVW; from the coding sequence ATGACTTCCTTCCATAGACCCACTGGTCGATGCTCAAACGGCTTTCTCATGATCGACTTCATCTCCAGAGCTCTTAATCTTCCTCTCATGGATCCCTACTTGAAAAGAACTGGAGTATTCAATCAAGGAGTAGACTTCGCTGTAGCGGGGAGCACAGCTCTCGACACCTCGTTTTTCCAGGCTCGAAATATTCTAGTTCCTATCTCCAATACTCCTCTCAGTGCTCAGATGCAATGGTTTAAAGATCATCTCAAATCCATCTGCCGTTCCCCATCAGATTGTGCACCTAGACTTCAAAGATCCTTAATAATGATGGGAGAAATCGGGAGTAATGATTATAACCATGCTTTCTTCAATGGAAAATCAATACAAGAGGTCAGGACTTATGTTCCTCACGTCGTAAGTGCGATAATCAAAGGGGTAAAAGAAGTTGTTAGACTCGAGGCTGCTCGTGTTGTGGTTCCAGGAAATTTTCCTATTGGTTGCATCCCAATTTATTTGACTAGTTTTGCGAATCCTGATCCAGAAGCATACGATCAGATGGGACGCCTGAGAGAGGTAAATGAGTTTTCAAGGTACCACGACTACTATCTTCGAAGGGCTCTTCATTCTTTGGGGCAAAAGTTGAAAAGGGATAATCCAAACGTGGTTGTTGTCTACGCTAATTACTACGGGGCTCTGGAATCAGTTCTTGCTCGTGCTCCGTTTCTTGGATTCGACCGAGGATCTTTATTAAAATCATGTTGTGGGATTGGAGGGATTTACAACTATGATGGTCAGAGGATGTGCGGAACACCTGGAGTTCCAGTTTGTCGGGAGCCTGAAAAGTACATACATTGGGATGGAATTCATATGACACAGAAAGCTTATCGCCATATGTCTGAGTTTCTGATCAGCGACATGTTGTCAAAGATGCAGTACGTGTGGTAG